The Gallaecimonas xiamenensis 3-C-1 genome includes a window with the following:
- the priC gene encoding primosomal replication protein PriC: protein MTPVDAITRLQEAAGLLLDRARQVDGMRAKEGRLARQPNKAVFPPGLFRQTGRAFVPYVLEMQQGLQSLAEQAQQLSIRAVGARLDAFENQFTALNRAIRQHELTDATGPAIAPQLRAVVGRYRPLYDKLKEYKEYERRLDQKIRQLKNDRFMTMQHQAEILRQYQRLGRCRQAITELEERLEALEAAWRQ from the coding sequence GTGACCCCAGTTGATGCCATCACCCGCCTGCAAGAGGCGGCAGGCCTGTTGCTGGACAGGGCCCGCCAGGTCGATGGCATGCGGGCCAAAGAAGGCCGCCTGGCCCGCCAACCCAACAAGGCGGTGTTCCCACCGGGACTTTTTCGCCAAACCGGCCGCGCCTTTGTGCCTTATGTGCTGGAAATGCAGCAAGGCCTGCAAAGCCTGGCCGAGCAGGCCCAGCAGCTGTCCATTCGCGCTGTCGGCGCCCGCCTCGACGCCTTCGAAAACCAGTTCACCGCCCTTAACAGGGCCATACGCCAGCATGAACTGACCGACGCCACCGGCCCCGCCATAGCCCCGCAGCTCAGGGCGGTGGTGGGCCGCTACCGGCCCTTGTACGACAAGCTCAAGGAATACAAGGAATACGAGCGGCGTCTTGACCAGAAGATCCGTCAGCTAAAAAATGACAGATTCATGACTATGCAACATCAGGCTGAAATACTACGCCAGTACCAACGTCTGGGGCGCTGCCGCCAGGCGATCACCGAACTGGAAGAACGACTGGAAGCCCTGGAGGCTGCCTGGAGGCAATAA